A part of Populus alba chromosome 8, ASM523922v2, whole genome shotgun sequence genomic DNA contains:
- the LOC118052451 gene encoding uncharacterized protein isoform X1, producing the protein MSRRSQQGRKSRPGLDFVKLGRLIYKLYCKGYHPCQFGTWSHSLCAKSNFNHGTLLAATQKRWASQAKTTEDDNKISIGPRGRKEAGQDEKETGVVYYGLISSTIKKVKFLSLSTCCLSVSLGPVITFMTSQDSNVILKGAVASSVIFFSASTTAALHWFVSPYIHKLRWQPGSDSFEVEMMSWLGIYIPKTIKFADIRPPETNRPFVTFKANGNFYFVDAEHCHNKALLNRLSPKKSAHESAFKNL; encoded by the exons ATGTCTCGACGTTCCCAACAGGGGAGAAAGAGCAGGCCAGGTCTGGATTTTGTGAAGTTGGGGCGGCTTATATACAAGTTGTACTGCAAAG GCTATCATCCTTGTCAGTTTGGCACATGGTCACACAGTCTGTGTGCCAAATCCAACTTCAACCATGGCACTCTTCTTGCTGCAACTCAGAAAAGATGGGCATCTCAAGCTAAAACAACAGAAGATGACAATAAGATCAGCATTGGACCCCGTGGAAGGAAGGAAGCGGGGCAGGATGAAAAAGAGACTGGGGTAGTATATTATGGTCTGATCTCATCCACCATCAAGAAAGtaaaatttctctctctttcaacCTGCTGCCTGTCCGTATCCTTGGGTCCTGTCATAACTTTTATGACATCTCAAGATTCAAATGTCATCCTGAAGGGGGCAGTTGCTTCTTCTGTCATATTCTTTAGTGCTTCGACCACTGCTGCTCTACACTGGTTTGTTAGCCCTTACATCCACAAGCTTAGATGGCAGCCTGGCTCAGACAGTTTTGAAGTGGAGATGATGTCCTGGTTGGGAATCTACATTCCAAAGACCATCAAATTTGCTGATATCCGGCCTCCAGAAACCAACAGGCCTTTCGTGACATTTAAGGCCAACGGAAATTTCTACTTCGTCGATGCAGAGCACTGTCATAACAAGGCATTGTTGAATAGACTGTCCCCCAAAAAATCTGCTCATGAGTCTGCTTTCAAAAATCTGTGA
- the LOC118052437 gene encoding elongation factor 1-alpha, whose amino-acid sequence MGKEKSHINIVVIGHVDSGKSTTTGHLIYKLGGIDKRVIERFEKEAAEMNKRSFKYAWVLDKLKAERERGITIDIALWKFETTRYYCTVIDAPGHRDFIKNMITGTSQADCAVLIIDSTTGGFEAGISKDGQTREHALLAFTLGVKQMICCCNKMDATTPKYSKARYDEIIKEVSSYLKKVGYNPDKIPFVPISGFEGDNMIERSTNLDWYKGPTLLDALDQIQEPKRPSDKPLRLPLQDVYKIGGIGTVPVGRVETGVIKPGTVVTFGPTGLTTEVKSVEMHHEALQEALPGDNVGFNVKNVAVKDLKRGFVASNSKDDPAKEAANFTSQVIIMNHPGQIGNGYAPVLDCHTCHIAVKFAEILTKIDRRSGKELEKEPKFLKNGDAGMIKMIPTKPMVVETFSEYPPLGRFAVRDMRQTVAVGVIKSVEKKDASSAKVTKSAAKKGGK is encoded by the exons ATGGGCAAAGAGAAGAGTCACATTAACATCGTGGTCATTGGCCATGTCGACTCTGGCAAGTCAACCACCACTGGACACTTGATCTACAAGCTTGGAGGTATTGACAAGCGTGTCATCGAGAGGTTCGAGAAGGAAGCTGCTGAGATGAACAAGAGGTCATTCAAGTATGCTTGGGTGCTTGACAAGCTCAAGGCTGAGCGTGAACGTGGTATTACCATTGATATTGCTCTGTGGAAGTTCGAGACCACCAGGTACTACTGCACTGTCATCGATGCTCCTGGACATCGTGACTTTATCAAGAACATGATTACCGGAACCTCCCAGGCTGACTGTGCAGTCCTCATCATTGACTCTACCACTGGTGGTTTTGAGGCTGGTATCTCCAAGGATGGTCAGACCCGTGAGCATGCTCTTCTTGCATTCACCCTTGGTGTCAAGCAAATGATCTGCTGCTGTAACAAG ATGGATGCCACCACTCCAAAATACTCCAAGGCAAGgtatgatgaaattatcaagGAAGTGTCATCCTATTTGAAGAAAGTTGGTTACAACCCTGACAAGATTCCCTTCGTGCCTATCTCTGGATTTGAGGGTGATAACATGATTGAGAGGTCCACCAACCTGGACTGGTACAAGGGACCAACTCTCCTCGATGCCCTTGACCAGATTCAGGAGCCCAAGAGGCCCTCAGACAAGCCCCTCCGTCTCCCCCTTCAGGACGTGTACAAGATTGGTGGCATCGGAACTGTCCCAGTGGGTCGTGTGGAAACTGGTGTCATCAAGCCTGGTACGGTTGTCACTTTCGGGCCAACTGGACTGACTACTGAAGTTAAGTCTGTTGAGATGCACCACGAAGCACTCCAGGAGGCTCTTCCTGGTGACAATGTTGGATTTAACGTTAAGAATGTTGCCGTGAAGGATCTGAAGCGTGGGTTTGTTGCCTCAAACTCGAAGGATGATCCCGCCAAGGAGGCTGCGAACTTCACCTCCCAAGTGATCATCATGAACCATcctggacagattggaaacggATATGCCCCTGTTCTTGACTGCCACACCTGTCACATTGCTGTCAAATTTGCTGAGATCCTCACCAAGATTGACAGGCGATCAGGGAAGGAGTTGGAGAAGGAACCTAAATTTCTGAAGAACGGTGATGCAGGTATGATTAAGATGATTCCCACGAAGCCCATGGTGGTGGAGACTTTCTCAGAGTATCCCCCACTTGGTCGTTTTGCTGTGAGGGATATGCGCCAGACTGTTGCTGTGGGAGTGATCAAGAGCGTGGAGAAAAAGGATGCTTCTAGTGCTAAGGTGACCAAATCTGCTGCCAAGAAGGGTGGCAAGTGA
- the LOC118052454 gene encoding LOW QUALITY PROTEIN: transcription factor GTE6 (The sequence of the model RefSeq protein was modified relative to this genomic sequence to represent the inferred CDS: substituted 1 base at 1 genomic stop codon), translating into MEAISPSIVDSGNLPIRNPDAEAEGFKHNVEEILQKVDKLEQRVNEVEQFYLKNTSKKQQSGSSKGGSSTVKDKDKERHIPSIRKQQQDASKREAAAAKRMQELMRQFGTILRQITQHKWAWPFMQPVDVKGLGLHDYYEVIDKPMDFSTIKNQMEAKDGTGYKNVREICADVRLVFKNAMKYNDERSDVHVMAKTLLGKFEEKWLQFLPKVTEEEKRREEEEAEAQLDMQLAQEAAHAKMARDLGNEVXKVSQTLLKLYRVLTRKCHSRKMSTEEKRKLGAALTRLSPEDLTKALEIVAQNNPGFQATAEEVDLDIDAQSETTLWRLKFFVKDALEVQGKSAASAGGRNNNNSNTPSNNNNNNNKRKREICDAIAKNAKKRSKKPSS; encoded by the exons ATGGAAGCGATAAGCCCGTCGATTGTGGATTCCGGTAATCTCCCGATAAGAAATCCCGATGCCGAAGCAGAGGGTTTCAAGCATAACGTGGAAGAAATTCTTCAAAAAGTTGATAaa TTGGAGCAAAGAGTGAACGAGGTCGAGCAGTTTTACTTGAAGAATACAAGTAAAAAGCAGCAGAGTGGTTCTTCGAAAGGTGGAAGCTCCACTgtgaaagataaagataaagagAGGCATATTCCTAGTATTAGGAAACAGCAGCAAGATGCATCGAAACGAGAGGCAGCTGCTGCTAAGAGAATGCAAGAGCTTATGCGCCAATTCGGTACAATATTGCGTCAA ATTACACAGCACAAATGGGCGTGGCCTTTTATGCAACCTGTAGATGTCAAAGGTCTTGGTTTGCATGACTATTATGAG GTTATCGACAAGCCCATGGATTTCAGtacaattaaaaatcaaatggaGGCCAAGGATGGCACAGGATACAAGAATGTAAGGGAGATATGTGCTGATGTGAGGTTAGTGTTTAAGAATGCAATGAAATATAATGATGAAAGAAGTGATGTTCATGTTATGGCCAAAACATTGCTGGGAAAATTTGAGGAGAAATGGCTACAGTTTCTGCCTAAAGTCACCGAAGAG gagaaaagaagagaggaggaggaagcGGAGGCTCAATTGGATATGCAGCTTGCTCAGGAGGCTGCTCATGCTAAAATGGCTCGTGATTTGGGTAATGAGGTATAAAAAGTTTCACAAActttattaaaactatatagaGTTCTGACAA gaaaatgccATTCCAGAAAGATGTCCACcgaagagaaaagaaagcttGGGGCAGCTCTTACAAGGCTATCTCCTGAAGACCTGACCAAAGCATTGGAGATTGTTGCTCAGAATAATCCAGGCTTTCAAGCAACTGCTGAAGAGGTGGACCTTGACATCGATGCACAG AGCGAAACCACCCTATGGAGGCTAAAGTTTTTTGTGAAGGATGCGCTGGAAGTCCAGGGAAAAAGTGCAGCCAGCGCAGGTGGccgaaacaacaacaacagcaacacccctagcaataataacaataacaacaacaaacgTAAAAGAGAGATTTGCGATGCTATTGCCAAAAATGCCAAGAAAAGGAGTAAAAAGCCCTCCTCATGA
- the LOC118052435 gene encoding elongation factor 1-alpha, whose protein sequence is MGKEKSHINIVVIGHVDSGKSTTTGHLIYKLGGIDKRVIERFEKEAAEMNKRSFKYAWVLDKLKAERERGITIDIALWKFETTRYYCTVIDAPGHRDFIKNMITGTSQADCAVLIIDSTTGGFEAGISKDGQTREHALLAFTLGVKQMICCCNKMDATTPKYSKARYDEIIKEVSSYLKKVGYNPDKIPFVPISGFEGDNMIERSTNLDWYKGPTLLDALDQIQEPKRPSDKPLRLPLQDVYKIGGIGTVPVGRVETGVIKPGTVVTFGPTGLTTEVKSVEMHHEALQEALPGDNVGFNVKNVAVKDLKRGFVASNSKDDPAKEAANFTSQVIIMNHPGQIGNGYAPVLDCHTCHIAVKFAEILTKIDRRSGKELEKEPKFLKNGDAGMIKMIPTKPMVVETFSEYPPLGRFAVRDMRQTVAVGVIKSVEKKDASSAKVTKSAAKKGGK, encoded by the exons ATGGGTAAAGAGAAGTCGCACATCAACATCGTGGTCATTGGCCATGTCGACTCTGGAAAGTCGACCACCACTGGTCATTTGATCTACAAGCTTGGAGGTATTGACAAGCGTGTCATCGAGAGGTTCGAGAAGGAAGCTGCTGAGATGAACAAGAGGTCATTCAAGTATGCTTGGGTGCTTGACAAGCTCAAGGCTGAGCGTGAACGTGGTATTACCATTGATATTGCTCTGTGGAAGTTCGAGACCACCAGGTACTACTGCACTGTCATCGATGCTCCTGGACATCGTGACTTTATCAAGAACATGATTACCGGAACCTCCCAGGCTGACTGTGCAGTCCTCATCATTGACTCTACCACTGGTGGTTTTGAGGCTGGTATCTCCAAGGATGGTCAGACCCGTGAGCATGCTCTTCTTGCCTTCACCCTTGGTGTCAAGCAAATGATCTGCTGCTGTAACAAG ATGGATGCCACCACACCAAAATACTCCAAGGCTAGgtatgatgaaattatcaagGAAGTGTCATCCTATTTGAAGAAAGTTGGTTACAACCCTGACAAGATTCCCTTCGTGCCTATCTCTGGATTTGAGGGTGATAACATGATTGAGAGGTCCACCAACCTGGACTGGTACAAGGGACCAACTCTCCTCGATGCCCTCGACCAGATCCAGGAGCCCAAGAGGCCCTCAGACAAGCCCCTCCGTCTCCCCCTTCAGGACGTGTACAAGATTGGTGGTATCGGAACTGTCCCAGTGGGTCGTGTGGAAACTGGTGTCATCAAGCCTGGTACTGTTGTCACTTTCGGGCCAACTGGACTGACTACTGAAGTTAAGTCTGTTGAGATGCACCACGAAGCACTCCAGGAGGCTCTTCCTGGTGACAATGTTGGATTTAACGTGAAGAATGTTGCCGTGAAGGATCTGAAGCGTGGTTTTGTTGCCTCAAACTCGAAGGATGATCCCGCCAAGGAGGCTGCCAACTTCACCTCCCAGGTGATCATCATGAACCATcctggacagattggaaacggATATGCCCCTGTTCTTGACTGCCACACCTGTCACATTGCTGTCAAATTTGCTGAGATCCTCACCAAGATTGACAGGCGATCAGGGAAGGAGTTGGAGAAGGAACCTAAATTTCTGAAGAACGGTGATGCTGGTATGATTAAGATGATTCCCACGAAGCCCATGGTGGTGGAGACTTTCTCAGAGTATCCCCCACTTGGTCGTTTTGCTGTGAGGGATATGCGACAGACTGTTGCTGTGGGAGTGATCAAGAGCGTTGAGAAGAAGGATGCTTCTAGTGCCAAGGTGACCAAATCCGCTGCCAAGAAGGGTGGCAAGTGA
- the LOC118052451 gene encoding uncharacterized protein isoform X2: MARGAALLHLLRSQTKQFSASRNFHSGYHPCQFGTWSHSLCAKSNFNHGTLLAATQKRWASQAKTTEDDNKISIGPRGRKEAGQDEKETGVVYYGLISSTIKKVKFLSLSTCCLSVSLGPVITFMTSQDSNVILKGAVASSVIFFSASTTAALHWFVSPYIHKLRWQPGSDSFEVEMMSWLGIYIPKTIKFADIRPPETNRPFVTFKANGNFYFVDAEHCHNKALLNRLSPKKSAHESAFKNL, translated from the exons ATGGCGAGGGGAGCAGCTCTTCTTCACCTGCTTCGATCTCAAACCAAACAATTCTCAGCCAGCAGAAACTTCCACTCAG GCTATCATCCTTGTCAGTTTGGCACATGGTCACACAGTCTGTGTGCCAAATCCAACTTCAACCATGGCACTCTTCTTGCTGCAACTCAGAAAAGATGGGCATCTCAAGCTAAAACAACAGAAGATGACAATAAGATCAGCATTGGACCCCGTGGAAGGAAGGAAGCGGGGCAGGATGAAAAAGAGACTGGGGTAGTATATTATGGTCTGATCTCATCCACCATCAAGAAAGtaaaatttctctctctttcaacCTGCTGCCTGTCCGTATCCTTGGGTCCTGTCATAACTTTTATGACATCTCAAGATTCAAATGTCATCCTGAAGGGGGCAGTTGCTTCTTCTGTCATATTCTTTAGTGCTTCGACCACTGCTGCTCTACACTGGTTTGTTAGCCCTTACATCCACAAGCTTAGATGGCAGCCTGGCTCAGACAGTTTTGAAGTGGAGATGATGTCCTGGTTGGGAATCTACATTCCAAAGACCATCAAATTTGCTGATATCCGGCCTCCAGAAACCAACAGGCCTTTCGTGACATTTAAGGCCAACGGAAATTTCTACTTCGTCGATGCAGAGCACTGTCATAACAAGGCATTGTTGAATAGACTGTCCCCCAAAAAATCTGCTCATGAGTCTGCTTTCAAAAATCTGTGA